A window from Bos indicus x Bos taurus breed Angus x Brahman F1 hybrid chromosome 26, Bos_hybrid_MaternalHap_v2.0, whole genome shotgun sequence encodes these proteins:
- the NPS gene encoding neuropeptide S, translating into MMTFSLLNFSGIKGSPKEDLTVTVRNLGIKSPICRDLRKSRMIGSLKFNFILFLLISTMHMFWCHPISSSKVPGKSDYFVILLNSCPTRMDRRVGLDFLKPILEKTLMKRSFRNGVGTGMKKTSFRRAKS; encoded by the exons ATGATGACATTTTCACTCTTGAACTTTTCTGGTATAAAAGGATCACCCAAGGAGGATCTGACAGTAACAGTGAGGAATCTGGGAATAAAATCACCCATCTGCAGAGATCTCAGGAAGTCCAGAATGATTGG ttcattaaaattcaattttattctatttctgttgATTTCTACAATGCATATGTTTTGGTGTCATCCAATTTCGTCTTCTAAG gtgcctggaaaatctgattaCTTTGTCATTCTGCTGAACAGCTGCCCAACCAGGATGGACAGGAGAGTGGGACTAGATTTTCTAAAGCCAATTTTGGAGAAGACACTTATGAAAAGGTCCTTTCGCAATGGTGTCGGCACAGGGATGAAAAAAACTTCCTTTCGAAGAGCAAAATCATGA